Proteins encoded within one genomic window of Cydia pomonella isolate Wapato2018A chromosome 12, ilCydPomo1, whole genome shotgun sequence:
- the LOC133523411 gene encoding polycomb protein suz12-B, producing the protein MPPKKRDKDNETTKNSKIDHLQADHELFLQAFEKPTQIYRFLRTRNMLSPIFLNRTLSYMKRRMSRSNKSRVGFKVSSLLEKITLKKSTELQPNSLGGYMTLTFLGFYDKSLVDPRDYQVKVETLLLKICHKKRKESSSDVMEVSIGTCSLPLNPSTSEPPTMASAVSISSVTFSPSQGPNVKSYMLMLKVTVTRNSGNTANGSSSSTEIMNGDSEEPATKRLKSSEHVNNSSPDSKWSKLYGSELIVYDKHNRCLLTNGEYDLVLHDVTPGGRSTTLARSPHKALMAQWETIPNENEMQTDINPFDIFKVRPLLKLKLSWSQEPTNGLVNRPKLYQQEANGAKKDSVTAKERPSGSQQKNGNEAKTREKSKSDTSEENKRQQIIYQFLYNNNSRQQTEACDDLHCPWCSLDCGTLYSLLKHLKLCHSRFNFTYFPIPGGARIDVSINELYDGSYTGSPHDLIAAQGRAAGAGPRAGPTRRTSLTRVLMWRPRARRRPQRHSLAEFLELDDGELLEAQRPYLTGHNRLYHHTITCLPVYPNELDIDSENETDPLWLQQKTMMMIDEFTDVNEGEKELMKMWNLHVMKYNYVGDCQIPLACQMFLQMKGKELLEKNLYRNFILHMCSLHDFGLLSPVALYQTVQMLNQMLADNAEAKEKMRESLKAQREHWNAVGKYQQPVVIEQKPQNNTAKLNNVEASPSVRRKTSNLNNRINTPSTSYKNVPSTSNGDTKRKMSSGSIQSRKRSSISERKRSV; encoded by the exons CG CCGATTTTTCTGAATAGAACATTGTCGTATATGAAGCGGCGGATGTCTAGGAGCAATAAAAGTCGCGTGGGGTTCAAAGTCAGCTCTTTGCTGGAGAAAATCACCTTGAAGAAGAGTACAGAACTGCAACCCAACAGTTTGGGAGGGTACATGACTCTGACTTTCCTGGGTTTTTATGACAAGAGCTTGGTAGATCCCAGAGACTACCAAGTGAAAGTGGAGACCTTGCTGCTCAAGATATGCCATAAAAAGAGGAAAGAGAGCTCATCTGACGTAATGGAAGTTTCT ATTGGCACCTGCTCACTGCCTCTCAACCCCTCCACTTCGGAGCCCCCCACCATGGCTTCAGCTGTCAGCATCTCCAGTGTCACCTTCAGTCCCTCACAGGGGCCCAACGTCAAGTCCTACATGCTTATGCTCAAAGTCACTGTCACAAGGAACTCTGGGAATACTGCCAATGGGAGCAGCAGCTCTACAGAAATTATGAATGGAGATAGTGAAG AACCAGCCACAAAACGCCTGAAATCATCAGAGCATGTCAACAATTCGTCTCCCGACAGCAAATGGAGTAAGCTCTATGGCAGTGAGCTGATAGTGTATGACAAGCACAACCGCTGCCTGCTTACTAACGGAGAGTATGATCTGGTGCTGCATGATGTGACGCCAGGTGGACGGAGCACAACCCTGGCCAGGTCTCCGCATAAGGCTCTGATGGCACAGTGGGAGACTATTCCTAAT GAAAATGAAATGCAAACCGACATAAACCCATTCGACATCTTCAAAGTCAGACCGCTGCTCAAACTGAAGCTCAGCTGGAGCCAAGAGCCAACCAATGGGCTGGTGAACCGTCCCAAGCTATACCAGCAGGAGGCCAATGGTGCTAAGAAGGATTCTGTCACTGCTAAGGAGAGACCTTCAGGAAGCCAACAAAAGAACGGGAATGAGGCGAAAACTA GAGAAAAATCCAAATCAGACACAAGCGAAGAGAACAAACGCCAACAAATTATCTACCAATTCCTATACAACAACAACTCGCGGCAACAGACGGAGGCTTGTGACGACCTGCACTGCCCGTGGTGTTCCCTCGACTGCGGCACTCTGTACTCTTTACTGAAACATTTGAAGCTCTGCCATTCGAGATTCAATTTCACGTATTTT CCGATCCCCGGCGGCGCGCGCATCGACGTGTCCATCAACGAGCTGTACGACGGGTCGTACACGGGCTCGCCGCACGACCTGATCGCGGCGCAGGgccgcgcggcgggcgcggggcCGCGCGCCGGGCCCACGCGCCGCACGAGCCTCACGCGCGTGCTCATGTGgcggccgcgcgcgcgccggcgCCCGCAGCGCCACAGCCTGGCCGAGTTCCTGGAGCTCGACGACGGCGAGCTGCTCGAAGCGCAGCGGCCCTACCTCACGGGGCATAATCG CCTCTATCATCACACGATCACCTGCCTCCCAGTATACCCTAACGAGCTGGACATAGACTCAGAAAACGAGACCGACCCGCTCTGGCTCCAACAGAAAACCATGATGATGATCGACGAGTTCACCGACGTCAACGAGGGCGAGAAGGAGCTCATGAAGATGTGGAACCTCCATGTCATGAAATACAACTACGTCGGCGACTGCCAGATCCCGCTAGCTTGCCAAATGTTTCTCCAAATGAAGGGGAAAGAACTCCTTGAGAAAAATTTGTACAGAAACTTTATACTCCACATGTGTTCATTGCACGACTTCGGGCTTTTAAGCCCGGTTGCGCTTTACCAAACAGTGCAAATGCTTAATCAAATGCTAGCGGACAACGCTGAggccaaagaaaaaatgcgagaaTCGCTCAAAGCGCAACGCGAACACTGGAACGCAGTAGGCAAATACCAGCAACCTGTAGTGATCGAGCAAAAACCACAGAACAACACAGCTAAATTAAACAATGTCGAAGCCTCTCCATCCGTTAGAAGAAAGACTTCTAATCTTAATAATAGAATCAATACCCCGAGCACTAGTTATAAAAACGTTCCGAGCACATCCAATGGTGACACAAAGAGGAAAATGTCCTCGGGCAGTATTCAGAGCCGCAAGCGGTCGTCGATATCAGAGCGGAAGCGATCTGTATAG